One Mycoplasmoides pneumoniae FH genomic region harbors:
- a CDS encoding DUF3713 domain-containing protein, which yields MKSFLRKPKFWLLLLGGLSTSSIILSACATPSNSALQAVFKPTSNQFFNGEHGTIQSALNTALRDPETNKKFVAAPLLKALEAWYENNQDKNITQFLKDTKTNVDNQYKTVVDKVVSAPRNKSLFVQQDLLDSSGGSEATWKARKLFEQLISDFASRVFQKNYLSYKENGKVSAGPFLYDTISKNSNWQNIVFDAGNFPETNDDFFAQIQSEVFDQWAEYTDPTIISSVTLKYSAPNQGLGQIYNKDKLKDKLTPSYAFPFFCWGKRYSGKSKRW from the coding sequence ATGAAGAGTTTTTTAAGAAAACCCAAGTTTTGACTTTTATTGTTGGGTGGCCTTTCCACTAGTAGTATTATTCTCAGTGCCTGTGCAACACCTTCAAACTCAGCACTGCAAGCAGTTTTTAAACCAACTTCCAACCAATTTTTTAACGGTGAGCATGGTACCATTCAAAGCGCTTTAAACACCGCTTTAAGAGATCCGGAAACTAACAAAAAATTTGTAGCTGCTCCACTTTTAAAAGCATTAGAAGCTTGGTACGAGAATAATCAAGATAAAAACATTACTCAATTCTTAAAAGACACCAAGACTAATGTTGATAACCAATACAAAACCGTTGTAGATAAAGTAGTTTCAGCACCACGCAATAAATCCTTATTTGTACAACAAGATTTATTGGACAGTAGCGGTGGTAGTGAGGCCACTTGAAAAGCGCGCAAACTGTTTGAACAGCTAATTAGTGATTTTGCTTCACGAGTTTTTCAAAAGAATTATTTGTCTTATAAGGAAAATGGCAAAGTATCAGCCGGTCCGTTTTTATACGACACGATTTCAAAAAATAGTAATTGACAGAATATAGTTTTTGATGCTGGTAATTTTCCAGAAACTAATGATGATTTTTTCGCGCAGATTCAAAGCGAAGTTTTTGATCAATGGGCTGAGTACACCGATCCAACTATTATTAGCTCAGTTACCTTAAAGTATTCAGCTCCTAATCAAGGTTTAGGTCAAATTTATAACAAAGATAAGTTAAAGGATAAACTTACTCCTTCCTATGCCTTCCCCTTTTTTTGCTGAGGAAAAAGATATTCCGGAAAATCAAAACGTTGGTAA